GCTCAAAGAATCTTTCAACCGGTTCCATGGCTAATTCAAGCAAAAGCTCTTGGGCCACTTGGCCGCCACCTGGTAATGTGCCGACCTTGCGGGCGATATCATTCAGTTTACTTATAGCAACTTCGATCTGACGTTCATCAGACAGGGCCGTCGTACCAAGGATTTCTTTTGTTTCATCTAAAAATTTAAAAAAGCCTTCTTCGATTTCAAAGCATTTCGCACGAAGTGCGATGAAGTTTGATTGGGAAAACTCTTGGCTAAGATCATTCAAAATTCCTTCGGCCATGTGGCAGCTTTCTGCAACCTCTTTGACAGAAAATAAAGCTGCGCCCCCTTTTAAAGTATGCAGTGAACGATACAGGCTTTCTGTATCAGGGGCTGCGTCCTTCGAAACTTCTTCGCGAATCGAAATAAGTAATTCTTGGGACTCTTGGATAAAGCGGTGGATCTCGCGCTTGCTCTTAATCATGTTAATGATAAGTTTGGCGTGTTCTTTTTCTCTTTCAGCTTGTTTCTGTGCTTCAACTAATGAAGTGATATCTGAAGCTACAACGACGATACCGTCCATAGCTCCTTCAGATGAACGCAGAGGATGATATTCCAAGGCGATATTGCGATTTTGTGAATGGGGGTAGGTCGTCGGACCCAATGGCGCTAGGTCTTCAAATGGAAGCATTTCCATAAAGACTGTCATCATCCATTTCTTAAACCCGTCCACTTTGTTTTCTGGAAGTTTTAAAACTTCCCAAATGTCTTTACCTTCTGGCTTGCATTCCACCGTGGTTTCGCAGGCCTTAGATGAAACATCCAGAATTTTACCTTCGGAATTAAAGATAAAGAAACCTTGTCCCAGGCTGTCTAAAAGAGCCGACATAGTTTGATTTAAGCGCGACAATTCGCGGGTTCTATCGGCAACCATTTGTTCCAAGTTCTTGCTGTAGTTTTCAAGCTGAACTTTGGCGTCTTCAAGGGCCTTAATGACATCTTCTTTTTGTTCAAGTTCGGCGCGATATTTCTTTTGTAAACGCTCTTCCAGCGTCACGTCACGGACGAAGACGATCCAATTCTTATCGCCCATGCTGTCAAAGATAGGTTGTAGGGTGATTTGAACTTTACCTTCGCCACCTTGGGCTGTTTTGAAAGTCACTTCTTTATACGGAGTCGCATCCGTAATAGAAATCAGTTTTGTTAAACCCTCAATCGGTTCACTGAACTCAAAGATTTCTAAGAGCTTCATGCCGCGAGTGATTTTTCGAATGGAAAGTCCTGCAATGATCGCTGCGGTTTCATTGCAATAGACGACCTTTTGTTCTGCATTCAAAACAAAGACTGGTTCAAGAAGAGTGTCAAATAAACTGTACTGAATCTTCATTGTGCAAAGGTCTCATTCTTTTGATGGTAAAGGGTGAATTCGCGTTTCGTAGTCCATTCAGAGGATTCTTGGTCGCTTTTCGATTCTGCACGCACGCGCCAATAGATTTTCCCCAACGGCACTTTTTCTTTAATAAGATAACGATTTCCTTGCAGGGATTTCGCAATCAAAGTACGTGAAAAATCAGGTTTGTCAGAAATTTCGATTCTATAAGAAGTCGCGCCTTCTACTTTTTTCCACTCTAGCCAGATGAATGGTTCCATCTCTGTTTGTAAGAAAATAGAAGCATTATTAAATGGCTCCATTAAAAGTGGAGCCGCTAGAGGAGAGCGGAAGCTATAAAGCACTTCTTCGATATTTGAAAATTCAGTCAAAGGCTTGTTGGTTTCGTCCAATGCTTGCACGCGCACATTGAAACGACCTGGTACTGGGATTTTTAAGATTCCTGTGTTTGACGCAAATTCCATTTGTGTTGGTTTTGTGAAGTTTTTGTCTTCATCCATTTGCACAAGATAGGATTTAGCGAATGGAACTTCGCTCCAGCTGATGGGTGTTTCTGTTGGTTGTGGGGTCGCTCCAATAACTCTGATGGATTTTAAAGGATCTAAAGTCAGACCGCTAACCGAGATATCTAAAGTTCCCACTTCACTTGGTTCACTGACTAAACCATTTAAACCGCGAGCATAGACGCGATAGAAGTATTTACCCGGGCGATATTGACCCCAGGCCACTTGGTTTTGTGTGACGTCGTATCTTTCGGCTTCTTGGAAGCTTGCGTCTTTTGCAATTTGCAAATGGTATTGCTTGGTTTGCAACACGGGCTTCCATGCAATCTTAGGTGCTTCTGGTGATGCAGGATTGCGGTCTTTCCCTGATGGAGCTACGAACTCTACTTTTTTAGTTATAAGAACAGGGCGTGTCGGGCGTTCTTCTTTATGTGCCACCAATGCAAGATTGAAGTTCACCGGTTGTGACCATGGTGAAACTTTATTGCTTTCTGTTGTACCTTGAACACGAACCCAGTAGCTGCCGCTTTCAAGTTTCGGTGTTAAAGCTGCCAGGTTATTCGTCTGACCTTCTTTAAGAATAGTTTTAAATTCTGGATCTTGAGAAACCTGCCAAGTGAAGTTCTTTAAAAGACCTTGTGCTTTCCATTGAACTTCAGTGGAAGTAGCTAGGGTCTCTTTTGCTTTCACTTTTAGTTCCAGCGAAATTTGGGCTTCGGGAAGGGGACTTGTGATCTGTGGACCTTCAAGATGCGTGATAAACATTTTTTGTACAGATGTTGTAGCACTTGTTTGCCCATCTTCATCAAGACCTTTTACGCGCCAGAAATAAGCACCTGGCTCGATCGGATCTTTAACATCTGCTTTTTGTTCACTTGTCACTTTAGAAACAGAAACGCTAGAGAAATCTTCTGTCGGAGAGATTTCAAGTTGGTATCTTGATAAACCTTTTCCATGCCATTCAAACGGCAATGGATCGTCAGGATTGATTCTTAACCAGTTGATGTTTTGTGCAGTTTTAAGTTCCAACTCAGGTTTTTGAACTTCTTTAACTTCACCTTTTTTAGAAACAGCGACTACGGTGTTTTTAGGAAGCTCTTTAACGGTTTGCTTTTTCTTATCGACGTATTTTACTTCACCGGCGATAAGCTTCAGGTCGACATTGCCACTGTGGGCTTTCTTAAATTGGATTTTAGGTTTTTCGGTGGTGCCTTTGTTGGTTTCAAGTTTGATTTCTTCGCCGCCAGATGTAACGGTGACTGAAGTGTCGCCAGAAAGTTCACCGGTTAAGTTACCGTAGCGCAGATCCAAATTCATTTGACCGTTTTTAAGATTCAAAGTGATTAAAGAGTTCGGCTGGATTTTGATTTCAGATCCATCTTGCAAGCGAATGGTCGCTTCTGAGCGGTCCCCAGTATAGATAGAATCATTTTGGAAGACCTTATCTTGACGGGAAGCGGGCACCCAACTGAACGTATCAAGGTTTTTACGTCTTACATCGTTTTGAGAGATAGAAACGTCACCAATCAATTCCAATTTTCCGGTGTTGGCTTTCGGGAATAGTAAAGAGTCGTCGTACAAAAAATACGAAAATGCGAGTAGCGTTGCTACCGCAAATAAGAAAATCGTTTTTTCTGTACGTCCAAATCCAGACATAACACTCCTGCTTTAGTTGATATCGGCAGAATTTTCTGAATGATTTACGGACCTTAGCCTAAGTTCTTTGACATTTTCTTTCTTGGGGTGCCTTTCGCGGGCATACTGATCTGGTGAAAAAACGTGGATTATCAATAAGATATAAGATTCTGTTGTTACTAACTTCGCTGCCATTAATCACATTAACTGTGTATTTGGTGTTGGCTTTAAAAATTTTTGAAGACGATAAAATTGCCTACGTCTTCGATTCATCCAGCAATATGTCTGGAACCATGGCGGCTCAAATTAAGACACAGCTTAATGCCGTGCTTGGAACCACGAAACCCATCTTTCAAGATTACCTAACGCAAAATAAATTCACGTCCATTTCTGAATCGATCTTTCAAAATGAATTCAATCTAGAGGCCATCGTCGTATTTACGCCTTCAGAAAGCGGATCTTTTGAAAAGAAAGCGCTGCTTGAAAAAGCCGTAGGGCAGACAGACGCTGTCTTAGCGTCTTTGCAGAACAATCTGCCGATTTATTTCTCTGACGTGGAAGCT
This is a stretch of genomic DNA from Bdellovibrio reynosensis. It encodes these proteins:
- a CDS encoding ATP-binding protein, translating into MKIQYSLFDTLLEPVFVLNAEQKVVYCNETAAIIAGLSIRKITRGMKLLEIFEFSEPIEGLTKLISITDATPYKEVTFKTAQGGEGKVQITLQPIFDSMGDKNWIVFVRDVTLEERLQKKYRAELEQKEDVIKALEDAKVQLENYSKNLEQMVADRTRELSRLNQTMSALLDSLGQGFFIFNSEGKILDVSSKACETTVECKPEGKDIWEVLKLPENKVDGFKKWMMTVFMEMLPFEDLAPLGPTTYPHSQNRNIALEYHPLRSSEGAMDGIVVVASDITSLVEAQKQAEREKEHAKLIINMIKSKREIHRFIQESQELLISIREEVSKDAAPDTESLYRSLHTLKGGAALFSVKEVAESCHMAEGILNDLSQEFSQSNFIALRAKCFEIEEGFFKFLDETKEILGTTALSDERQIEVAISKLNDIARKVGTLPGGGQVAQELLLELAMEPVERFFEPYNEVMLRLGEKVDKMVAPLKITHGNVMVIPEIYSSLFSTLVHAFRNAVDHGIELPDLRVDQGKPAEGHIEVAIEIKQSHAGPQLAIKIVDDGGGIDPVKIREKLAKKMVDTRKKSDQDVIQHIFDSQFSTRDQVTEISGRGVGMDAIKYAAEELQGRVWVESTVGIGTCLFIEVPYITEFKKDKKKTATAA
- a CDS encoding FecR domain-containing protein, which gives rise to MSGFGRTEKTIFLFAVATLLAFSYFLYDDSLLFPKANTGKLELIGDVSISQNDVRRKNLDTFSWVPASRQDKVFQNDSIYTGDRSEATIRLQDGSEIKIQPNSLITLNLKNGQMNLDLRYGNLTGELSGDTSVTVTSGGEEIKLETNKGTTEKPKIQFKKAHSGNVDLKLIAGEVKYVDKKKQTVKELPKNTVVAVSKKGEVKEVQKPELELKTAQNINWLRINPDDPLPFEWHGKGLSRYQLEISPTEDFSSVSVSKVTSEQKADVKDPIEPGAYFWRVKGLDEDGQTSATTSVQKMFITHLEGPQITSPLPEAQISLELKVKAKETLATSTEVQWKAQGLLKNFTWQVSQDPEFKTILKEGQTNNLAALTPKLESGSYWVRVQGTTESNKVSPWSQPVNFNLALVAHKEERPTRPVLITKKVEFVAPSGKDRNPASPEAPKIAWKPVLQTKQYHLQIAKDASFQEAERYDVTQNQVAWGQYRPGKYFYRVYARGLNGLVSEPSEVGTLDISVSGLTLDPLKSIRVIGATPQPTETPISWSEVPFAKSYLVQMDEDKNFTKPTQMEFASNTGILKIPVPGRFNVRVQALDETNKPLTEFSNIEEVLYSFRSPLAAPLLMEPFNNASIFLQTEMEPFIWLEWKKVEGATSYRIEISDKPDFSRTLIAKSLQGNRYLIKEKVPLGKIYWRVRAESKSDQESSEWTTKREFTLYHQKNETFAQ